One segment of Drosophila ananassae strain 14024-0371.13 chromosome 3R, ASM1763931v2, whole genome shotgun sequence DNA contains the following:
- the LOC6503852 gene encoding transmembrane protein 94 isoform X1 has translation MAARQSAEELDKPQHGLTTKVALRRLHEEIERVLLEHERLGGAESSSYRKFRAAFVKRYDSPLGWLSVGTSLLASGALLSTGMLWSPLCLLAILVLDLFVVVREHNLRRTEIFRKTRHALAEIRLAEQHFSDDWKPANYPHLSNPMSPCVSLQWTYRDGVVVNLPWALLVKGDFIVLRPGHISPGPCHELETNRFFQTNEIYGAAPQGDPPVKPVARPPLPDLVCCLESTPYLDNLIVCLKNSLKRPPTIYNQQRYLLVTKYIQQWGFISALIITLVSGLLRLHGYGLSDEKHNWRFLLIESPASAIIPLLPLIFPLMWISMNLWGIARLQCFLKTPQAAVEKSTSKSFEEDLDTPSYDYHNVSMLRSNVFRIWLEMWRGDSELLPRSANLVQVLGSISALCCVDKKGILSWPNPTAEKVFFLHNTDEEPQEDGAGSDSSMQSESDDVPDVDEDHQERGIVAEVLDLTHDQHCPFRLEFDDHEWKAHIKSLKPLGLAILLNTCSPLTHEHYAQFCGHVTAVAMLDKDLVPVTNRYAYALIESSKSFLHGRCLCELAKQIGFTDHATDRFALEGQLASYRHLQPDVVRRDIRFARQLQLSTKVKVPFPHSLSVVMKENPGGYLSLFTQGTADIILDCCDDFWDGKDLRPLSPQDRKRALDFYQRSALTSYCTAFAYRPLRHGIHGALSGPQQSGGDCLYLELPPESKLRMQHVDKTHCDFQGGHHVKLSHSISTDSLLFSESKDEDCNDVEGCFEMQCHQVFIGMVTMQYQAQNDIVRLVERLERACIRFVHFSKENELRSRVFSEKMGLESGWNCHISLLSEPDPEPGEKEKDRNPAKPKELPEQLGKPSHQVTITTIDTHEKSHHPTSAMYISSPAPASDSASEFVDTPATKNPEIVGDGPETSYLLGLPTNLESSKTLSSSAPGAISNPDECNPLNAALTEEEIQSPNSNDSAEDELPGVTELDGDLDPSKHKQRHSLDSAMDENCRSLSTLTESTDQSAPINFDMSNRAKLPRGIENIRPHLEQVDNVPLQVSLFTDCSAEATRQMLDIMQSYGEIVVCLGSSASNANADIFLQADCSIAVEPLYPQVCQDVDAYTEANIQHNKLLWQRQHLAGKSGKAVADDEELLEGGLQGCAMQTPAHTISPLYLSRLLNSLPCSIAVCRDDPLSLVAIIELSRRFSLGLWNCIQYWACCAGSISILNVLCACLSLPPLLPPLLVIYLMCVPVPLIAISLAHIDVDPKIMNRATSKKQTDYDSRAFAFVMWCYGCKFIVLVASVLISYWIILSQSSLDPEPSPVLDSEEPEFDTKDDADFDQFLYLSRSFALLAILLHFVVISVTFVHRDYALWQRNPFTNRIWAITCLVLLIFHGIICTLQVAFDDFLQDQLPKVWVAMLVLFGGSLLSMIASELAKFQENKVNARYQRRARLDFGTKLGMNSPF, from the exons ATGGCAGCGAGGCAATCGGCGGAGGAGCTGGATAAGCCGCAGCATGGCCTCACCACGAAAGTGGCGTTGCGGCGTCTGCACGAGGAGATTGAACGGGTGCTGCTGGAGCATGAGCGACTGGGTGGAGCGGAGAG CAGCTCCTATCGCAAGTTTCGGGCGGCGTTTGTGAAGCGCTACGACAGTCCGCTGGGCTGGCTGTCTGTCGGGACGAGCCTCCTGGCCAGTGGAGCGCTTCTGAGCACGGGAATGTTATGGTCCCCATTGTGCCTGCTGGCTATCCTGGTTCTTGATCTATTTGTGGTGGTCAGGGAGCATAACTTACGACGCACGGAGATTTTTCGAAAGACTCGACATGCCCTGGCAGAAATTCGATTGGCGGAGCAACATTTTAGCGACGATTGGAAACCAGCTAACTATCCGCATTTAAGCAATCCCATGTCGCCATGTGTATCCCTCCAGTGGACTTACCGGGATGGAGTTGTCGTCAATCTTCCGTGGGCTCTACTGGTTAAAGGGGATTTCATTGTTCTGCGACCCGGCCACATCTCACCCGGTCCCTGCCACGAACTGGAGACAAATCGGTTCTTTCAGACCAATGAAATTTACGGGGCTGCTCCTCAGGGCGACCCTCCAGTGAAGCCAGTGGCTCGCCCGCCTTTGCCTGATCTGGTATGCTGTTTAGAGAGCACACCCTACCTGGACAACCTCATTGTTTGCCTGAAGAACTCCCTGAAGCGCCCGCCCACCATCTATAATCAGCAACGCTATCTG TTGGTGACCAAGTACATACAGCAGTGGGGCTTCATTAGTGCCCTGATCATTACATTGGTATCGGGTCTACTGCGCCTGCATGGTTATGGTCTGTCTGACGAGAAGCACAACTGGCGATTTTTGCTCATCGAATCCCCGGCGTCAGCGATTATACCTTTACTGCCTCTGATTTTTCCTCTTATGTGGATATCAATGAATCTTTGGGGCATTGCCCGGCTGCAGTGCTTCCTTAAGACGCCGCAGGCTGCCGTCGAAAAGAGCACGAGCAAATCATTTGAGGAGGACCTGGACACGCCGTCGTATGACTACCACAACGTATCAATGTTGCGATCCAATGTATTCCGGATTTGGCTGGAAATGTGGAGGGGAGACAGCGAACTTCTGCCCCGTTCGGCCAACCTTGTCCAAGTGCTGGGCTCCATTTCGGCTCTGTGCTGTGTCGACAAAAAGGGCATCCTGTCGTGGCCTAATCCCACAGCCGAAAAGGTTTTCTTTTTGCACAACACTGACGAGGAACCCCAGGAGGATGGAGCGGGCAGTGATTCATCGATGCAGAGCGAGAGCGACGATGTGCCGGACGTAGACGAGGATCATCAAGAGCGGGGCATAGTGGCCGAGGTGCTGGACTTGACGCACGACCAGCACTGTCCGTTTAGGCTGGAGTTCGACGACCACGAATGGAAGGCCCACATCAAGTCCCTGAAGCCATTGG GTCTGGCCATCCTATTGAACACCTGTTCGCCGCTTACCCATGAGCATTATGCCCAGTTTTGTGGCCATGTTACTGCCGTGGCTATGCTCGACAAAGATCTGGTGCCCGTGACAAATCGGTATGCGTATGCACTCATTGAGTCGAGTAAAAGCTTTTTGCATGG ACGCTGCCTCTGTGAGCTTGCCAAGCAGATTGGCTTCACCGACCATGCCACGGATAGGTTTGCGCTGGAGGGCCAACTGGCCAGTTACCGCCATTTG CAACCGGATGTTGTCCGAAGAGATATTCGCTTTGCCCGACAGCTGCAGCTGTCCACCAAGGTGAAGGTACCATTTCCGCATTCCTTGTCGGTAGTGATGAAGGAGAATCCAGGCGGATACCTGTCCCTTTTTACGCAAGGCACGGCAGATATTATCTTGGACTGCTGCGATGACTTCTGGGACGGCAAGGACTTACGTCCACTCTCCCCGCAGGATCGTAAACGGGCTTTGGACTTTTATCAGCGCAGCGCTTTAACATCCTACTGCACGGCGTTTGCCTATCGTCCGCTTCGGCATGGAATCCACGGAGCTTTGAGCGGACCCCAGCAAAGCGGAGGTGATTGCCTGTATCTGGAGCTGCCTCCAGAGTCGAAGCTGCGCATGCAGCATGTGGACAAGACGCACTGTGACTTCCAGGGGGGCCACCACGTAAAACTCAGCCACAGCATCAGCACGGACTCGCTGTTGTTCTCTGAGAGCAAGGACGAGGACTGTAACGACGTAGAGGGCTGCTTTGAGATGCAGTGCCACCAGGTTTTTATCGGCATGGTGACAATGCAGTACCAGGCTCAGAACGATATAGTTCGACTGGTGGAACGCCTAGAGCGAGCCTGCATCCGGTTCGTGCACTTCAGTAAGGAAAACGAGCTGCGTTCCCGCGTCTTTTCGGAGAAGATGGGTCTCGAGTCTGGCTGGAACTGTCATATTTCGCTGCTCAGCGAGCCTGATCCTGAACCGGGCGAGAAGGAAAAGGACAGGAACCCTGCCAAACCGAAGGAGTTGCCGGAACAATTGGGTAAACCAAGCCACCAAGTCACCATCACCACAATTGATACCCATGAGAAAAGCCATCATCCCACCAGTGCCATGTACATATCGtcccctgcacctgcatcagATTCCGCATCCGAATTCGTAGATACACCCGCAACTAAAAACCCTGAAATTGTAGGTGATGGTCCAGAGACAAGCTATCTTCTGGGACTGCCCACCAATCTAGAGTCCTCGAAAACTCTAAGCTCCTCGGCACCAGGCGCCATATCCAATCCGGATGAGTGTAATCCTCTGAACGCAGCTCTGACCGAAGAGGAAATCCAATCACCAAATAGCAATGACTCCGCAGAGGACGAACTTCCTGGAGTTACTGAACTGGATGGGGATTTGGACCCCAGTAAGCACAAGCAGCGCCATTCATTGGACTCCGCCATGGATGAGAACTGCCGCTCCCTAAGCACCTTGACGGAGAGCACGGACCAAAGTGCTCCAATTAACTTTGACATGTCTAATCGGGCGAAGCTTCCTCGTGGCATTGAGAATATAAGACCACATCTGGAACAAGTGGACAACGTGCCGTTGCAGGTCTCCCTGTTTACCGACTGCTCAGCGGAGGCTACTCGCCAAATGTTGGACATTATGCAGTCCTACGGAGAGATAGTTGTTTGCTTGGGAAGCTCTGCGAGCAACGCAAATGCAGATATCTTCCTGCAGGCAGACTGTAGCATCGCCGTAGAGCCGTTGTATCCGCAGGTGTGCCAGGATGTCGACGCCTATACGGAGGCCAACATTCAGCACAATAAGTTGCTGTGGCAGCGCCAACATCTGGCGGGTAAATCGGGAAAGGCCGTCGCTGATGACGAAGAGCTGCTAGAAGGGGGTCTACAGGGATGCGCAATGCAGACGCCCGCCCATACCATATCGCCACTGTATCTCAGTCGTCTGCTGAATTCACTGCCCTGCTCCATTGCCGTCTGCCGCGACGACCCACTTTCGCTGGTGGCCATAATCGAGCTGTCACGCCGCTTCTCTCTGGGTCTTTGGAATTGCATCCAGTATTGGGCCTGCTGTGCCGGCTCCATTTCCATTCTGAATGTTCTCTGCGCGTGCCTCTCACTGCCGCCGCTCCTGCCCCCGCTTCTTGTTATCTACCTGATGTGTGTGCCAGTGCCGCTAATCGCCATCTCCCTTGCCCACATCGACGTAGATCCAAAGATCATGAACCGAGCTACCAGCAAAAAGCAGACAGACTACGATTCGCGAGCCTTTGCTTTTGTTATGTGGTGCTATGGTTGCAAGTTCATCGTTTTAGTGGCGTCAGTC CTTATTTCCTATTGGATTATTTTATCCCAGTCCAGTCTTGACCCCGAACCTAGCCCCGTTCTAGATTCCGAAGAACCTGAATTTGATACCAAGGATGATGCAGATTTCGATCAATTCCTGTACCTATCCCGAAGCTTTGCTTTGCTGGCCATCCTCTTGCACTTTG tggTTATTTCTGTGACATTCGTGCATCGCGATTACGCGCTCTGGCAGCGCAATCCGTTTACAAATCGTATCTGGGCCATCACCTGCTTGGTGTTGCTTATTTTCCATGGGATCATCTGCACTTTGCAAGTAGCGTTTGATGATTTCCTGCAGGATCAGCTGCCCAAAGTGTGGGTGGCCATGTTAGTCCTATTTGGCGGCAGTCTTCTGAGTATGATTGCCAGTGAGCTGGCCAAGTTCCAGGAGAATAA GGTCAATGCGCGCTATCAGCGGCGGGCACGCCTTGATTTTGGCACCAAACTGGGCATGAACTCGCCCTTCTAA